A region from the Natronomonas salsuginis genome encodes:
- a CDS encoding Hsp20/alpha crystallin family protein — MQLREALDDLPETVFADLLEDDDAYLLIVDLPGATAETVDITVDGGRLTIEARREKAVPKGFRYVSEERDLFLDAELPLPSDATGADAEGRIERGVLTLTLPKSSADGGMKIPIS, encoded by the coding sequence ATGCAACTGCGCGAGGCGCTCGACGATCTCCCGGAGACGGTGTTCGCCGATCTGTTGGAGGACGACGACGCCTACCTCCTCATCGTCGACCTGCCGGGGGCGACCGCCGAAACGGTCGATATCACGGTCGACGGTGGGCGGCTGACGATCGAGGCCCGACGCGAAAAGGCCGTTCCGAAGGGATTCCGGTACGTTTCCGAGGAGCGTGACCTCTTTCTCGACGCCGAACTGCCGCTCCCGAGCGACGCGACGGGGGCCGACGCCGAGGGACGGATCGAGCGCGGGGTACTGACGCTCACCCTTCCGAAATCGTCCGCCGACGGCGGGATGAAGATCCCCATCTCGTGA